From the Nodularia sp. NIES-3585 genome, one window contains:
- the atpB gene encoding F0F1 ATP synthase subunit A, which yields MLNFLNFYSLPLAELEVGKHLYWQIGNFKLHGQVFLTSWFVIGLLVLVSLAASSNIKRIPSGLQNLMEYALEFIRDLAKNQIGEKEYRPWVPFVGTLFLFIFVSNWSGALVPFKLIHLPEGELTAPTSDINTTVALALLTSLAYFYAGFSKKGLGYFGNYVQPVSFMLPFKIIEDFTKPLSLSFRLFGNILADELVVGVLVLLVPLFVPLPVMALGLFTSAIQALIFATLAAAYIGEAMEDHGEEHEGH from the coding sequence ATGCTGAATTTTCTGAATTTCTACTCTCTTCCACTCGCCGAATTGGAAGTGGGTAAACATCTGTACTGGCAAATAGGCAACTTCAAGCTGCACGGTCAGGTGTTTCTCACATCCTGGTTTGTTATTGGTCTGCTAGTGCTAGTTTCCTTAGCCGCAAGCAGTAACATCAAAAGAATTCCCAGTGGGTTACAGAACCTCATGGAATACGCCCTGGAATTCATTCGGGATTTGGCCAAAAACCAAATTGGCGAAAAAGAATATCGCCCTTGGGTGCCTTTCGTTGGCACTTTGTTTTTGTTCATTTTTGTGTCAAATTGGTCAGGGGCGCTGGTTCCTTTCAAGCTGATACATTTGCCAGAAGGTGAACTCACAGCACCTACAAGCGACATCAACACAACAGTTGCCTTAGCGTTGCTGACATCACTGGCGTATTTTTACGCTGGCTTCAGCAAAAAGGGTTTAGGGTATTTTGGCAACTACGTCCAGCCAGTGTCGTTCATGTTGCCATTCAAGATTATTGAAGACTTCACCAAGCCTCTTTCCCTAAGCTTCCGTTTATTCGGCAACATCTTGGCTGACGAACTTGTAGTAGGTGTACTGGTATTACTAGTACCCTTGTTTGTACCTCTGCCAGTCATGGCTTTGGGACTATTTACCAGCGCCATTCAAGCACTAATTTTTGCGACTTTAGCCGCCGCTTACATCGGTGAAGCGATGGAAGATCATGGCGAGGAGCATGAGGGGCATTAA
- a CDS encoding nitrate reductase associated protein codes for MAEFFEFEADFVDSLRCIPMQVRYKLDTSGIKLKLSHWHQMTEEERATLVELPCTTETEIPVYQNYLQQLIIERTGNPAPELPIEADPLWMDASSVPASVQEKAQEMGINLTLPQWATLTPLQRFALIKLSRSGHENKNFSKAIAEFHLLP; via the coding sequence ATGGCAGAATTCTTTGAATTTGAAGCAGACTTTGTAGACTCCCTGCGCTGCATACCTATGCAAGTGCGCTACAAGTTAGATACATCTGGTATCAAGCTTAAACTGTCTCACTGGCATCAAATGACTGAAGAAGAGCGTGCAACTTTAGTAGAATTACCTTGTACAACGGAAACAGAAATTCCAGTTTACCAAAACTATCTCCAGCAGCTGATTATAGAACGCACAGGTAACCCCGCACCAGAACTACCCATTGAAGCTGATCCTTTATGGATGGATGCTAGCAGTGTCCCAGCGAGTGTCCAGGAAAAAGCTCAAGAAATGGGTATAAACCTTACCTTGCCACAATGGGCAACTTTAACGCCCTTACAGCGTTTTGCTTTGATTAAACTCAGTCGTTCAGGACATGAAAATAAAAACTTTTCTAAAGCCATAGCAGAATTCCATCTGCTGCCATGA
- the atpH gene encoding ATP synthase F1 subunit delta — translation MTSKIATDEIAAPYSQALLSLAQSKNLTEEFGEDARSLLALLGENQDLQNFIGNPFIKGENKKALLRQILGESGNPYLRSFLLLLVDKRRIVFLEPVLQQYLALLRQLNQTVLAEVISAVPLSELQQQAVVAKVLAISNAREVELQTKIDSELIGGVIIKVGSQVIDASLRGQLRRLSLSLTSNS, via the coding sequence ATGACAAGTAAAATAGCAACAGATGAAATAGCCGCCCCTTATTCACAGGCACTTTTGTCACTCGCGCAATCAAAAAACTTGACAGAAGAGTTTGGCGAAGATGCCCGGAGTTTGTTAGCCCTACTCGGCGAAAATCAGGATCTACAGAACTTTATTGGCAACCCCTTTATTAAGGGTGAGAACAAAAAAGCTCTGCTCCGACAAATACTTGGTGAAAGTGGTAACCCCTACTTACGCAGTTTTTTGTTGTTGCTGGTAGATAAACGGCGGATTGTTTTTCTAGAACCAGTTTTACAGCAATATTTGGCTTTGTTGCGGCAGCTAAACCAAACCGTATTAGCGGAAGTAATTTCAGCAGTTCCCCTCAGTGAGCTTCAACAGCAAGCTGTAGTAGCAAAAGTTCTCGCCATATCTAATGCTCGCGAGGTCGAGCTGCAAACTAAAATAGATAGCGAGTTAATTGGTGGTGTGATCATTAAAGTCGGCTCCCAGGTAATTGACGCTAGTTTACGTGGTCAGTTGCGCCGCCTTTCCTTGAGCTTAACTAGTAATTCGTAA
- a CDS encoding F0F1 ATP synthase subunit gamma produces the protein MANLKSIRDRIQSVKNTKKITEAMRLVAAARVRRAQEQVTATRPFADRLAEVLYGLQTRLRFEDVDLPLLKKREVKTVGLLVISGDRGLCGGYNSNVIRRAENRAKELQAEGVNYKYVLVGRKAIQYFQRREQPIDGTYSGLEQIPTATEAREIADQLLSLFLSENVDRIELIYTKFVSLVSSRPVVQTLLPLDPQGLEAADDEIFRLTTRGGQFEVERQKVSPPVRALPRDMIFEQDPVQILDSLLPLYLSNQLLRALQESAASELAARMTAMNNASDNAGDLIKSLSLSYNKARQAAITQELLEVVGGAEALT, from the coding sequence ATGGCTAATCTCAAATCAATACGCGATCGCATTCAGTCGGTCAAAAACACCAAGAAAATCACAGAAGCCATGCGGCTGGTTGCAGCTGCTAGAGTACGTCGCGCCCAAGAACAGGTAACTGCTACTCGTCCCTTTGCCGACCGCTTGGCAGAAGTCCTGTATGGTTTGCAAACTCGCCTCCGGTTTGAAGATGTAGACCTACCACTACTGAAAAAACGGGAAGTTAAAACAGTTGGACTGTTGGTAATTTCCGGCGACCGGGGTTTATGTGGCGGTTACAACAGTAACGTCATCCGTCGGGCAGAAAATCGCGCCAAAGAACTGCAAGCAGAAGGCGTAAATTACAAATATGTGCTGGTGGGACGTAAAGCCATCCAGTATTTCCAACGTCGTGAACAACCCATTGACGGTACTTACAGTGGCTTAGAGCAAATTCCTACAGCTACAGAAGCTAGAGAAATTGCCGACCAACTACTTTCCTTATTTCTTTCGGAAAATGTGGATCGTATTGAGTTAATCTATACCAAATTCGTCTCTTTGGTGAGCTCACGTCCTGTGGTGCAAACCTTACTGCCTTTAGATCCTCAAGGTCTAGAAGCAGCAGATGACGAAATTTTCCGCTTGACAACCCGTGGCGGTCAATTTGAAGTGGAACGGCAAAAAGTATCTCCCCCAGTTCGTGCTTTGCCCCGTGACATGATTTTTGAGCAAGATCCTGTGCAAATTCTGGATTCTTTACTACCACTGTATCTGAGTAATCAGCTATTGCGGGCGTTACAAGAATCAGCAGCCAGTGAACTAGCAGCACGGATGACAGCGATGAACAACGCCAGCGACAACGCCGGTGATTTGATTAAGAGTCTTTCGTTGTCTTACAACAAAGCTAGACAAGCTGCTATTACCCAAGAACTGTTAGAGGTTGTGGGTGGTGCTGAAGCACTAACTTAG
- a CDS encoding CHAT domain-containing protein: MPSLNLAIARLTNTGTDNFAIWVVKAPYPSGYVLHDCVWPDELTQVWQEWQQMFAGHSGLYIFPDFQPQSVKPLAINLVSFSSEPKAGYSSRLMQHLGVNLWRWTFAGPILGSLERSRGIAMGRYTRLRFRLEIRDPDLIALPWEIMQRQPGQSAMSLSPDLLFSRTTSQVEPLPYLRTDQALNILLVLGHDQNLQLAQEATILEKILASSNSQEYAPCTVKTLLQPTPQELIQELETSAYNVFFYAGHGLPGPDGGLFFLRPGMTLNGIELAQVLTRSGLKLAVFNACWGAQPAAINHQAIPASSLAEVLIRHGVPAVLGMRDQIADHESHSFIQAFTEALRSRKSIDEAVAEARQELLTLYKFNQLAWTLPVLYLHPDFDGELIKSSDEGITELPDSVIPNINSPNSIASLRSLSSGGQTWILRSGVTRIGRTKDNDIVIPEPSVSKRHAEILCRSTLTGATTVRTYYLQDFSTYGTTWCLGVNGWQQILRQEVALTSGMQLKFGSSRGEILQFVIEDS; encoded by the coding sequence ATGCCATCCCTGAACTTGGCGATCGCCCGTCTCACCAACACTGGCACAGATAACTTCGCCATTTGGGTGGTCAAAGCCCCCTATCCCAGTGGTTATGTTTTACATGACTGTGTATGGCCAGATGAACTGACTCAAGTTTGGCAAGAATGGCAGCAGATGTTCGCTGGCCATAGTGGTTTATATATTTTTCCAGATTTCCAGCCGCAGTCAGTTAAACCACTCGCCATCAACTTAGTTTCATTCTCTTCAGAACCCAAAGCTGGTTACAGTAGTCGTTTGATGCAACACTTGGGGGTTAACCTCTGGCGCTGGACCTTCGCCGGGCCAATTCTTGGTAGTCTGGAACGCAGTCGGGGCATAGCTATGGGGCGGTATACGCGTTTGCGTTTTCGATTAGAAATTCGTGACCCGGATCTGATTGCCTTGCCTTGGGAAATTATGCAGCGCCAACCTGGGCAATCAGCAATGTCCCTCTCGCCAGATTTGCTATTTAGTCGCACTACGAGTCAAGTGGAACCCCTACCGTATTTGCGAACGGATCAGGCTTTAAATATTTTGTTGGTTCTAGGACATGATCAAAACTTGCAATTGGCACAAGAAGCCACTATCTTAGAAAAAATTCTGGCAAGTAGCAATTCTCAGGAATATGCTCCCTGTACAGTTAAGACACTCCTGCAACCGACACCACAAGAATTAATTCAAGAGTTAGAAACTTCAGCGTATAACGTTTTCTTTTATGCTGGTCATGGACTACCAGGCCCAGACGGAGGATTATTCTTTTTGCGTCCGGGTATGACCCTGAATGGGATTGAATTAGCACAAGTATTAACCCGGAGTGGTTTGAAATTAGCCGTTTTTAATGCTTGTTGGGGCGCACAACCGGCTGCTATTAATCATCAAGCTATTCCCGCCAGCAGTTTGGCAGAAGTGTTGATCCGTCATGGTGTACCTGCGGTTTTGGGAATGCGTGATCAAATTGCTGACCATGAAAGCCACAGTTTTATTCAAGCTTTTACTGAGGCTTTGCGATCGCGTAAGTCCATTGATGAGGCAGTGGCAGAAGCTAGGCAAGAACTGTTAACACTATATAAGTTCAATCAACTTGCTTGGACTTTGCCTGTACTTTATTTGCATCCAGATTTTGATGGTGAATTGATTAAAAGTTCTGATGAAGGAATTACCGAATTACCAGATAGTGTCATCCCAAATATCAATTCCCCGAATTCCATCGCTTCTTTGCGATCGCTTTCATCGGGAGGACAAACTTGGATACTCCGATCTGGAGTTACCCGCATCGGTCGCACGAAAGATAATGATATTGTCATCCCAGAACCTTCGGTTTCTAAGCGCCATGCCGAAATTTTATGTCGTAGTACTCTGACTGGTGCGACAACAGTCAGAACTTATTATTTGCAAGATTTCTCTACCTACGGCACAACTTGGTGTTTAGGCGTTAACGGTTGGCAACAAATCCTCCGTCAAGAAGTTGCCTTAACATCGGGAATGCAGTTAAAGTTTGGCAGTTCCAGAGGTGAAATTTTACAGTTTGTGATTGAAGATTCTTAA
- a CDS encoding PrsW family glutamic-type intramembrane protease: MTGKNTRHNAFLRLVSGNVAAFGSESRYSLLTSKEVVIGRDPTCQVVLDAMMYRMVSRRHAVVRPLSSSTDNKFSWVLCDLNSANGTFLNGKCLSECQELHAGDRISLGSDGPQFIFEYDLISQPTVMTKQVKPLPSASKNNGHTYLKQPDSVSFTQLFPIISTGKDLTRKAYLIPGILTVIFVVLMFATVGNPPANQVIVATYIASAAYYFVYQLCGKQKPWWVLMGAALSTTLILLSPLLDLFIFVFRVILPGNLPSPQEPITFTELLVRMFFGAGLMEELLKALPLVGAYFMARGLPSPWRERIGIWEPLDGILLGTASAIGFTLLETLGQYVPEITQQVGIGAAGQLAGFQLLIPRILGSVAGHMAYSGYLGYFIGLAVLKPRMSWQILSIGYLSASALHALWNATGSINALLLVVVGVLSYAFLMAAILKARVLSPTRSQNFATRFIGPK, translated from the coding sequence ATGACAGGCAAAAACACAAGACATAATGCATTTCTGCGGCTAGTGTCTGGTAATGTAGCAGCTTTTGGTTCAGAATCTCGCTACTCGCTGCTAACCAGTAAAGAGGTAGTAATTGGACGCGACCCCACGTGCCAAGTTGTCTTGGATGCCATGATGTATAGGATGGTATCTCGCCGTCATGCTGTGGTTCGTCCCCTCTCCTCATCGACCGATAACAAATTTAGCTGGGTACTTTGTGATTTAAATAGTGCCAATGGCACTTTTTTAAACGGAAAATGCTTGTCTGAATGTCAGGAATTACACGCAGGCGATCGCATTTCTCTGGGTTCTGACGGACCGCAATTTATCTTTGAGTATGACTTGATATCTCAGCCTACGGTGATGACAAAACAAGTCAAACCACTACCATCCGCTTCCAAAAATAATGGTCATACCTATTTAAAACAGCCAGATTCGGTTAGCTTCACCCAACTGTTTCCGATTATTTCCACTGGTAAAGATTTAACACGCAAAGCTTACCTCATACCGGGAATACTCACCGTCATATTTGTAGTGCTAATGTTTGCTACTGTCGGTAATCCCCCAGCTAATCAAGTCATAGTCGCAACTTACATCGCATCAGCTGCTTACTATTTTGTTTACCAACTTTGCGGTAAACAGAAGCCTTGGTGGGTGCTAATGGGCGCAGCATTGAGTACAACTCTGATTTTGCTGAGTCCCCTGTTGGATTTATTTATCTTCGTGTTTCGTGTGATCTTACCAGGTAACTTACCTTCACCTCAAGAACCTATCACCTTTACCGAATTGCTGGTACGAATGTTCTTTGGTGCGGGGTTAATGGAAGAATTACTCAAGGCATTACCTTTAGTCGGTGCATATTTCATGGCGCGGGGCTTACCTTCCCCTTGGCGGGAACGCATCGGGATTTGGGAACCTTTAGATGGTATTCTCCTGGGAACTGCTTCGGCTATAGGTTTCACTTTGTTGGAAACTCTTGGGCAATATGTGCCAGAAATTACCCAACAGGTGGGGATAGGGGCGGCTGGTCAATTGGCAGGGTTTCAGCTGCTAATTCCGCGCATTTTAGGCTCTGTAGCTGGACATATGGCTTACAGTGGCTATTTGGGGTATTTTATCGGGTTGGCTGTCCTCAAGCCCCGAATGAGTTGGCAAATTCTCTCTATTGGTTATCTGAGTGCCTCTGCACTCCACGCTTTGTGGAATGCGACAGGATCTATTAATGCTTTACTCTTGGTGGTGGTTGGGGTGTTATCGTATGCCTTCCTGATGGCAGCAATTCTCAAAGCACGGGTGTTGTCACCAACGCGATCGCAAAATTTTGCCACCCGCTTTATCGGACCAAAATAA
- the atpA gene encoding F0F1 ATP synthase subunit alpha produces MSISIRPDEISSIIQQQIEQYDQEVKVANVGTVLQVGDGIARIYGLEKAMAGELLEFEDGTIGIAQNLEEDNVGAVLMGQGLEIQEGSSVTATGRIAQVPVGEAMVGRVVDALGRAIDGKGDINTTESRLIESAAPGIIARRSVHEPMQTGITAIDSMIPVGRGQRELIIGDRQTGKTAIAIDTIINQKGEDVICVYVAIGQKASTVANVVQTLQEKGAMDYTVVVAASASEPATLQYLAPYTGATIAEYFMYKGKATLVIYDDLSKQAQAYRQMSLLLRRPPGREAYPGDVFYIHSRLLERAAKLSDELGKGSMTALPIIETQAGDVSAYIPTNVISITDGQIFLSSDLFNAGIRPAVNPGISVSRVGSAAQTKAMKKVAGKIKLELAQFDDLQAFAQFASDLDKTTQDQLARGERLRELLKQPQNAPLAVYEQVAILYAGINGYLDDVPVEKVTSFTKGLREFLKTGKPEYTDSVKTKKVLGDEEEKALKEALTEFKQTFKATA; encoded by the coding sequence ATGAGTATTTCCATTAGACCTGACGAAATCAGCAGCATTATTCAGCAGCAAATCGAGCAATACGATCAAGAAGTCAAAGTTGCTAACGTTGGTACAGTTCTCCAAGTGGGTGACGGTATTGCCCGCATCTATGGTCTAGAAAAGGCTATGGCTGGGGAACTATTAGAATTTGAAGATGGCACAATTGGCATCGCCCAGAACTTAGAAGAAGACAACGTGGGCGCAGTGCTTATGGGTCAAGGTCTGGAAATTCAAGAAGGTAGCTCCGTTACTGCTACTGGTAGAATTGCCCAGGTTCCCGTAGGTGAAGCGATGGTTGGCCGGGTAGTAGATGCCTTGGGTCGTGCTATCGACGGTAAGGGAGATATTAACACGACAGAAAGTCGTTTGATTGAATCTGCCGCCCCCGGTATCATCGCTCGTCGTTCTGTACACGAACCCATGCAAACGGGGATTACAGCTATTGACTCGATGATTCCTGTGGGTCGTGGTCAACGGGAATTGATCATTGGTGACCGTCAAACAGGTAAAACTGCGATCGCCATTGACACTATCATCAACCAAAAAGGTGAAGATGTCATTTGTGTCTACGTTGCCATTGGTCAAAAAGCATCCACCGTTGCTAACGTGGTGCAAACCCTGCAAGAAAAAGGCGCAATGGACTACACCGTAGTCGTCGCCGCTAGTGCCAGTGAACCAGCTACACTACAATACCTAGCACCTTACACCGGAGCCACAATTGCTGAGTACTTTATGTACAAAGGCAAAGCGACTTTGGTGATTTATGATGACCTTTCCAAGCAAGCCCAAGCTTATCGCCAAATGTCCTTGCTGCTACGTCGTCCACCAGGACGGGAAGCATATCCTGGAGATGTATTCTACATTCACTCCCGCTTATTGGAACGCGCTGCTAAATTAAGTGACGAATTGGGTAAAGGTAGCATGACTGCCCTACCAATCATCGAAACCCAAGCTGGTGACGTTTCGGCATACATCCCCACCAACGTAATTTCTATTACCGACGGTCAAATATTCCTTTCTTCTGACCTGTTCAACGCTGGTATTCGTCCCGCAGTAAACCCCGGTATTTCGGTATCACGTGTGGGTTCAGCGGCGCAAACCAAGGCGATGAAAAAAGTTGCCGGTAAGATTAAATTGGAACTGGCACAATTTGACGACCTGCAAGCCTTCGCCCAATTTGCGTCTGACTTAGATAAAACCACTCAAGACCAATTGGCACGTGGTGAACGGTTACGGGAACTACTCAAGCAGCCACAAAATGCTCCTCTGGCAGTATACGAGCAAGTAGCAATTCTGTATGCGGGGATTAACGGTTATTTAGATGATGTTCCTGTAGAAAAAGTAACCAGCTTCACCAAGGGTCTGCGGGAATTCTTAAAAACCGGTAAACCTGAGTACACCGACTCCGTGAAAACCAAAAAGGTACTCGGTGACGAAGAAGAAAAAGCCTTGAAGGAAGCGCTAACTGAATTCAAACAGACCTTCAAAGCAACAGCGTAA
- a CDS encoding F0F1 ATP synthase subunit B', which produces MTHWITLLAVEEVAKEGGLFDLDATLPLMAIQFLVLALVLNSTLYKPLGNAIDGRNDYIRSNQLEAQERLSKTEKLAEEYEQSLAGARRQAQTIIADAQAEAQKIAAEKIAAVQKQAQAEKEKTASEIEQQKQAAFASLEQQVDSLSRQILEKLLGADVVSRR; this is translated from the coding sequence ATGACACACTGGATTACCTTATTAGCAGTAGAAGAGGTTGCCAAGGAAGGGGGGCTGTTCGATCTAGATGCTACCCTGCCCTTAATGGCAATTCAGTTTCTAGTTTTAGCTCTAGTGTTGAACTCAACACTATACAAGCCACTGGGCAATGCGATTGATGGCCGGAATGATTACATCCGTAGCAATCAATTAGAAGCCCAGGAACGCTTGTCAAAAACCGAAAAATTGGCAGAGGAATATGAACAGTCTCTAGCAGGTGCTAGACGGCAAGCTCAAACAATTATTGCTGATGCTCAAGCCGAAGCTCAAAAAATCGCGGCTGAGAAAATAGCAGCAGTGCAGAAACAAGCCCAGGCCGAAAAAGAAAAGACTGCTAGTGAAATTGAGCAGCAAAAACAAGCAGCTTTTGCTTCATTGGAGCAACAAGTGGATTCCCTGAGTCGCCAAATACTAGAAAAGCTTTTAGGAGCAGATGTAGTAAGTCGGCGCTAA
- a CDS encoding PP2C family serine/threonine-protein phosphatase, translated as MENDAATLYCPNEACLAANPLTHKFCQRCSTPLPKRYLWAVGDGLSVGKPGDVLADRYLVISKSVVLDKKPGVLPQSPEVDNLQDIKAYLRLIPYSLNVPQVYGIIPLPEGQSHKEILLLEQPPLTADSSGLQVQLCSQLNIAWRDATSMRQLNWLWQIANLWQPLKSEGVATSLIDPHVLRVEGSLVRLLELRFDASTAPGLPELGAFWQKLQSESKPAIAEFVHQVSNFLIQGKINSAEILIAVLDQGLAELGRAQTPTIKIVTKTDTGPTRQRNEDACYPASGTVLSKPPQASALAIVCDGIGGHQGGNVASNLAIETIHQQIQQLTNVPYDHIEPSLLLADLDNAAAVANDRISQRNDSENRQARQRMGTTLVMALPIAHEIYITHVGDSRAYWINRQGCYQVTLDDDVASREVRLGYAIYREAVQQGGAGSLVQALGMSPSNSLHPTSQRFILDEDAIFLLTSDGLSDFDRVEDYWETEILPILHGEDDIVQVADKLVELANTKNGHDNVTLALLHYKVKYCEPELTLKAVIPDISPLPSANAVTQGLQPTLLEGSPDKKTKIIPESQPTAIAKLPLNLIVPLVLVIIAGSLGYWMMQMRNVSQGKSPSGLLPTKTVPPTVSTPVTERSLTNLQGKSVIKIEREFILNEVTFPQDSYWQVINTQPIPQPATGDLLVNLRLCSRTTEPLPLIETQASIQLSQLQTFEVSVLASNIENPCDSVSKQTSAPNDDISTESDPR; from the coding sequence ATGGAAAATGATGCGGCAACGCTCTACTGCCCAAATGAAGCTTGTCTGGCTGCTAACCCCTTAACGCACAAGTTTTGCCAGCGATGCTCTACACCCCTACCCAAACGTTATCTCTGGGCTGTAGGGGATGGCTTGAGTGTGGGTAAGCCTGGAGATGTATTAGCCGATCGCTATTTGGTAATTAGCAAATCTGTGGTTTTAGATAAGAAGCCGGGAGTACTACCCCAATCACCTGAAGTAGATAATTTACAGGACATCAAAGCTTATCTAAGATTAATACCTTATAGCTTAAACGTACCACAGGTATATGGCATAATTCCTCTACCTGAAGGACAGTCTCACAAAGAAATATTACTTTTAGAACAGCCGCCTTTGACCGCAGATAGTTCAGGACTACAAGTGCAGCTATGTAGCCAGTTAAATATTGCTTGGCGCGATGCGACATCAATGCGTCAACTGAATTGGCTATGGCAGATAGCTAATTTGTGGCAACCTTTGAAGAGTGAAGGGGTGGCTACAAGTTTAATCGATCCTCATGTACTCCGGGTAGAAGGATCATTAGTTCGCTTGTTAGAATTGCGTTTTGACGCTTCAACAGCACCAGGATTACCGGAATTAGGTGCATTTTGGCAAAAATTACAGTCAGAGTCTAAACCAGCCATAGCTGAATTTGTTCACCAAGTTAGTAACTTTCTGATTCAGGGAAAGATTAATTCAGCGGAAATACTCATTGCAGTTTTAGATCAAGGTCTGGCGGAATTAGGACGCGCACAAACTCCCACGATTAAAATTGTCACTAAAACGGATACTGGGCCGACTCGTCAACGTAACGAAGATGCCTGCTATCCTGCCAGTGGCACAGTTTTGAGCAAACCACCACAGGCATCAGCCTTAGCCATTGTTTGTGACGGCATTGGCGGTCATCAAGGAGGCAATGTTGCATCTAATTTAGCGATTGAAACTATTCATCAGCAGATACAGCAACTGACAAATGTTCCTTATGATCACATTGAACCTTCACTACTGCTGGCTGATTTAGATAATGCCGCAGCAGTTGCCAATGACAGAATTAGCCAACGTAATGACAGCGAAAATCGCCAAGCGCGTCAACGGATGGGTACCACTTTAGTGATGGCGTTGCCTATTGCCCACGAAATCTACATCACTCACGTTGGAGATAGTCGTGCCTACTGGATTAACCGTCAAGGTTGTTATCAAGTTACTCTCGATGATGATGTGGCTTCGCGGGAAGTAAGACTGGGTTATGCTATCTATCGTGAAGCTGTGCAACAGGGTGGTGCTGGTTCTCTAGTGCAAGCTTTAGGAATGAGTCCTAGTAATTCATTACATCCTACTTCCCAGCGGTTTATCCTGGATGAAGATGCGATATTTTTGCTGACTTCAGATGGATTGAGTGATTTTGACCGGGTGGAAGATTATTGGGAAACGGAAATTTTACCAATTCTTCATGGTGAAGATGATATAGTCCAGGTCGCTGACAAGTTGGTGGAACTTGCTAACACCAAAAATGGACATGATAATGTCACATTGGCATTATTACACTATAAAGTCAAATATTGCGAACCAGAATTAACTCTCAAAGCAGTGATTCCAGATATTTCCCCGCTGCCATCTGCAAATGCTGTGACTCAAGGGTTACAACCGACACTACTAGAAGGTAGCCCTGACAAAAAAACGAAAATCATTCCAGAAAGTCAGCCCACTGCAATTGCTAAACTGCCCTTAAATTTAATAGTTCCCTTGGTGCTGGTTATCATAGCTGGTTCCCTAGGATACTGGATGATGCAAATGCGTAACGTCTCCCAAGGAAAATCTCCTTCAGGTCTTCTTCCTACTAAAACCGTACCGCCAACTGTGAGTACTCCAGTTACAGAGCGATCGCTCACGAACCTCCAGGGTAAATCGGTGATTAAAATTGAGCGGGAATTTATTTTGAACGAGGTAACTTTTCCCCAAGACAGTTATTGGCAAGTGATCAACACTCAACCAATTCCCCAACCAGCTACAGGAGATTTATTGGTAAATCTACGGCTTTGCTCTAGAACTACTGAACCTTTACCATTAATAGAGACACAAGCATCGATACAATTGTCTCAACTGCAAACTTTTGAAGTCTCTGTCTTGGCATCAAACATAGAAAATCCCTGTGATTCGGTTTCCAAGCAAACATCTGCACCAAATGATGACATTTCAACAGAGTCAGATCCTCGATAA
- a CDS encoding F0F1 ATP synthase subunit B, which translates to MGTFLLLMAEASAVGSDLAEEAGHGGFSLNTDIFDTNLINLAIIITVLFVFGRKVLGKTLTTRRDTIETAIKNAEQRASQAAQQLKAAQQNLAQAQAEAERIKKAAQENAQAASEAILAQAAIDIERLQAAGAADLNADLNKAIAQLQQRVVAQALQKVESELQSGIADDAQQILIERSIAQLGGEV; encoded by the coding sequence ATGGGGACTTTTTTACTGTTGATGGCGGAAGCCAGCGCCGTCGGAAGTGACTTGGCCGAGGAAGCGGGACATGGTGGTTTTAGTCTAAATACAGATATATTTGACACCAACCTGATTAACCTGGCCATTATTATTACTGTGCTGTTTGTTTTCGGGCGGAAAGTTTTGGGTAAAACCTTGACAACTCGCCGAGATACGATTGAAACAGCAATTAAGAATGCAGAGCAACGTGCTTCTCAAGCTGCACAGCAACTCAAAGCAGCACAGCAAAACTTAGCGCAAGCTCAAGCAGAAGCCGAAAGAATCAAAAAAGCAGCCCAAGAAAACGCTCAAGCTGCAAGCGAAGCTATCTTGGCGCAGGCTGCTATAGATATTGAACGCTTGCAAGCAGCAGGGGCGGCTGACTTGAATGCAGACCTAAATAAAGCGATCGCGCAGTTGCAGCAACGGGTAGTTGCTCAAGCATTGCAAAAGGTCGAATCCGAACTACAAAGCGGCATAGCCGACGATGCTCAACAAATTTTAATTGAACGCAGCATCGCACAACTGGGAGGCGAGGTATGA
- the atpE gene encoding ATP synthase F0 subunit C, with product MDPLVSAASVLAAALAVGLAAIGPGIGQGNAAGQAVEGIARQPEAEGKIRGTLLLSLAFMEALTIYGLVVALVLLFANPFA from the coding sequence ATGGACCCATTAGTTTCTGCTGCTTCCGTTTTAGCTGCTGCTCTAGCTGTTGGTTTGGCTGCAATCGGACCTGGTATTGGTCAAGGTAATGCGGCTGGACAAGCTGTAGAAGGTATTGCACGTCAGCCAGAAGCTGAAGGCAAGATTCGCGGTACATTGCTATTAAGCTTGGCATTCATGGAAGCGCTAACCATCTACGGTCTAGTAGTTGCCCTAGTGCTACTGTTTGCTAACCCCTTCGCATAA